From the genome of Thermodesulfobacteriota bacterium, one region includes:
- a CDS encoding polysaccharide biosynthesis/export family protein, with amino-acid sequence MSELNSKLLEQGATSPVSPADYLIGPADLLEIKTFESDKLTTTARVSSRGQITLPLLGGVDVDGLTAREAEQRIESLLKEGQYLNDPHVVVFVKENKSKLVSVVGYVREPGNYELVGKLTLIDALAAARGLSEQAGRTVYITRSEEDGGKQAYMVDLDELLQKGDAAEETNLTLKPGDVVYVPEAGNVFVEGAVTRPGSIQIKEGLTTVSQVISEAGGLTSYANSSDVTLIRYLGSGERELVKLDLDQIRDGAAEDPKVNDRDAIVIASSGFKRLIYGLRLSLGFGLVGVGYEPPERYRDIR; translated from the coding sequence ATGAGTGAGCTTAATTCTAAGCTTCTGGAACAAGGGGCCACCTCTCCCGTATCCCCTGCCGATTACCTTATAGGACCTGCAGATTTGTTAGAAATTAAGACATTTGAGTCTGACAAGCTAACAACCACAGCACGCGTAAGCTCAAGAGGGCAGATCACTCTTCCCCTTTTGGGCGGTGTTGACGTGGATGGGCTCACTGCAAGAGAAGCTGAGCAAAGGATCGAGAGTCTTCTAAAGGAAGGTCAATATCTCAATGATCCTCATGTAGTTGTCTTTGTTAAGGAGAATAAGAGTAAGCTCGTTTCAGTGGTTGGTTATGTAAGAGAACCGGGAAATTATGAACTTGTGGGAAAACTAACTCTTATCGATGCTCTGGCTGCCGCAAGGGGGTTGAGTGAGCAAGCAGGAAGGACAGTCTATATCACAAGAAGTGAAGAAGATGGGGGAAAACAGGCTTACATGGTTGATCTCGACGAGCTTCTTCAAAAGGGCGATGCCGCCGAAGAAACAAATCTTACACTAAAACCTGGAGATGTAGTCTATGTTCCTGAGGCTGGAAACGTTTTTGTCGAGGGTGCGGTAACGCGCCCGGGCTCTATACAAATAAAAGAGGGTCTTACCACGGTTAGTCAAGTGATTTCCGAAGCCGGTGGGCTCACAAGCTATGCAAATAGCAGTGATGTCACCTTGATTCGTTACCTGGGAAGCGGAGAAAGAGAACTCGTAAAGTTGGATTTGGATCAAATTCGAGATGGAGCGGCTGAAGACCCTAAAGTAAATGATAGAGATGCCATCGTGATTGCTTCAAGCGGATTTAAGAGACTTATTTATGGACTTCGCCTTAGTCTTGGATTTGGTCTTGTGGGAGTGGGTTATGAACCCCCTGAGCGCTATAGAGATATAAGATAA
- a CDS encoding response regulator transcription factor produces the protein MKPIRVLLADDHTLVRAGICSLRNNIAGIEVIAEASDGREALRFVRKLRPDVVLMDISMPGLNGLEASVRISKEFPLVRVLILSMHINEGYILQALRAGAKGYILKGADTAELEIAIRTVARGETYLSPIVSKHVVRGYIRCAAGETTSLELLTLRQREVLQLISEGYSTKKIACTLKISVKTVETHRMQLMERLEIHDIAGLVRYAIRVGLVELD, from the coding sequence ATGAAGCCCATTCGCGTTTTACTTGCAGATGACCATACACTGGTACGCGCTGGTATTTGCTCCCTGCGAAATAATATTGCAGGGATAGAGGTCATTGCGGAAGCAAGTGATGGTCGTGAGGCTCTGAGATTTGTTAGAAAGCTTCGCCCCGATGTGGTTTTAATGGACATTTCGATGCCGGGGTTGAATGGTTTGGAGGCGTCGGTACGCATATCAAAGGAATTTCCTCTTGTACGCGTGCTTATCCTTTCCATGCATATAAATGAGGGATACATACTGCAAGCGCTGCGCGCCGGTGCGAAAGGCTACATATTAAAAGGCGCCGACACTGCTGAACTGGAAATCGCAATCAGGACCGTTGCCCGTGGTGAGACGTATCTCAGCCCGATCGTGTCGAAACATGTCGTCAGGGGTTACATTCGGTGCGCTGCCGGCGAGACCACATCACTCGAACTATTGACGTTACGCCAGCGCGAAGTTTTGCAATTGATTTCCGAAGGATACTCGACAAAGAAGATCGCCTGCACGTTGAAAATCAGCGTGAAGACGGTTGAGACGCATCGTATGCAGTTAATGGAACGGCTGGAAATCCACGATATTGCGGGCCTGGTGCGTTATGCAATTCGGGTGGGATTGGTGGAGCTCGACTAA